The following proteins come from a genomic window of Pseudomonas sp. Z8(2022):
- a CDS encoding aminotransferase class V-fold PLP-dependent enzyme, translating to MPLTSPWRADFPGILALEAEGQTYLDSAATAQKPQAVLDALLGYLASGAANVHRAQHLPGERATRAFEATRSKAAQWLNAACAEEIIFTRGSTESLNLLAYGLEHLLQPGEQIVISALEHHANLLPWQQLARRRSLELVILPLDDTGMIDLNQAARLIGPRTRLLAVSQLSNVLGRWQPLSELLPLARAHGAFSVVDGAQGAVHGRHDLQALGCDFYVCSSHKLYGPDGVGLLYGRGEALSQLRHWQFGGEMVLDADYQQARFRPAPLGFEAGTPAVSAVIALGATLDWLNSLDQAAVLRHEEALHAELLAGLQTRHGVRLLGEPQLALASFCVDGVHNADLAQLLSEQGIAVRAGHHCAMPLMKGLGLSGAIRVSLGLYNDGNDLQRFFSALDSALELLR from the coding sequence ATGCCCCTGACCTCCCCCTGGCGCGCCGACTTCCCCGGCATTCTCGCCCTCGAAGCCGAAGGCCAGACCTATCTGGACAGTGCCGCCACTGCGCAGAAACCGCAGGCGGTGCTGGACGCCCTGCTCGGCTACCTGGCCAGCGGCGCGGCCAACGTGCACCGCGCCCAGCACCTGCCGGGCGAGCGCGCCACCCGCGCCTTCGAGGCAACGCGCAGCAAGGCCGCGCAGTGGCTGAATGCCGCCTGCGCCGAGGAGATCATCTTTACCCGCGGCAGCACCGAATCGCTGAATCTGCTGGCCTACGGCCTGGAGCACCTGCTGCAGCCAGGCGAGCAGATCGTCATTAGCGCGCTGGAGCACCACGCCAACCTGCTGCCCTGGCAGCAACTGGCCAGACGCCGCAGTCTGGAACTGGTGATCCTGCCGCTGGATGACACAGGCATGATCGACCTGAACCAGGCCGCCCGGCTGATCGGACCGCGCACCCGCCTGCTGGCGGTTTCGCAGCTGTCCAACGTACTGGGGCGCTGGCAGCCGCTGAGCGAACTGCTGCCCCTGGCACGCGCGCATGGCGCGTTCAGCGTGGTCGACGGTGCCCAGGGTGCGGTGCATGGCCGTCATGACCTGCAGGCGCTGGGCTGCGATTTTTACGTATGCTCGTCACACAAGCTCTACGGTCCGGACGGCGTCGGCCTGCTTTATGGACGCGGCGAGGCGCTGAGCCAGCTGCGGCACTGGCAGTTCGGCGGCGAGATGGTGCTCGACGCTGATTATCAGCAAGCGCGCTTTCGCCCGGCACCGCTCGGCTTCGAGGCCGGCACGCCGGCGGTTTCCGCGGTGATAGCGCTGGGCGCCACGCTGGACTGGCTGAACAGCCTCGATCAAGCGGCGGTGCTGCGTCATGAAGAGGCGCTGCATGCCGAACTGCTGGCCGGCCTGCAGACACGCCACGGCGTTCGCCTGCTTGGCGAACCGCAGCTGGCACTGGCCAGTTTCTGCGTCGATGGCGTACACAACGCCGACCTGGCACAGCTGCTCAGCGAACAGGGCATCGCCGTGCGTGCCGGGCACCACTGCGCCATGCCACTGATGAAAGGCCTGGGCCTGAGCGGTGCGATTCGTGTTTCGCTGGGCCTGTACAACGATGGCAACGACCTGCAGCGATTCTTCAGTGCTCTGGATAGCGCCCTGGAGCTGTTGCGATGA
- a CDS encoding ArsC family reductase, whose protein sequence is MSYVLYGIKACDTMKKARTWLDEHRVDYTFHDYKTTGIDRASLEKWCNEHGWQTVLNRAGTTFRKLDDAQKADLDQAKAIELMLAQPSMIKRPVLDLGDKTLVGFKPDNYQAALA, encoded by the coding sequence ATGAGTTACGTCCTGTATGGGATCAAGGCCTGCGACACGATGAAGAAGGCCCGCACCTGGCTCGACGAGCATCGGGTCGACTATACCTTCCATGACTACAAGACGACCGGGATCGACCGCGCCAGCCTGGAAAAATGGTGCAACGAGCATGGCTGGCAGACCGTCCTCAACCGTGCCGGCACCACCTTCCGCAAGCTCGATGACGCGCAGAAAGCCGACCTCGACCAGGCCAAGGCCATCGAACTGATGCTGGCCCAGCCTTCGATGATCAAGCGCCCGGTACTCGACCTGGGCGACAAGACCCTGGTCGGCTTCAAACCGGACAACTACCAAGCCGCGTTGGCCTGA
- the dapD gene encoding 2,3,4,5-tetrahydropyridine-2,6-dicarboxylate N-succinyltransferase, with protein MSTSLFSIAFGVGTQNRQGNWLEVFYALPVLNPASELVAKAAEKLGYTGGNQAIAFTTAQAADLAEALKGVDAAQSALLTRLAESHNPLVATFLAEDTALTSTPEAYLKLHLLSHRLVKPHGLSLAGIFPLLPNVAWTSQGAVDLNELAERQLEARLKGKLLEVFSVDKFPKMTDYVVPAGVRIADSARVRLGAYIGEGTTVMHEGFVNFNGGTEGPGMIEGRVSAGVFVGKGSDLGGGCSTMGTLSGGGNIIISVGEGCLIGANAGIGIPLGDRNTVEAGLYITAGTKVNLLDEGNALVKVVKARDLAGQPDLLFRRNSLTGAVECKTHKSAIELNEALHAHN; from the coding sequence ATGAGCACTTCTCTCTTCAGCATCGCCTTCGGCGTTGGCACCCAGAACCGCCAGGGCAACTGGCTGGAAGTCTTCTATGCCCTGCCGGTTCTCAACCCGGCCAGCGAACTGGTGGCCAAGGCCGCCGAGAAGCTGGGCTATACCGGTGGCAACCAGGCCATCGCCTTCACCACCGCGCAGGCGGCCGATCTGGCTGAAGCGCTGAAAGGTGTGGACGCTGCCCAGTCGGCGCTGCTGACCCGCCTGGCTGAAAGTCACAACCCGCTGGTCGCCACTTTTCTGGCCGAGGACACCGCGCTGACCAGCACCCCGGAGGCCTACCTCAAACTGCACCTGCTGTCGCATCGTCTGGTCAAGCCGCACGGCCTGAGCCTGGCCGGCATCTTCCCGCTGCTGCCCAACGTCGCCTGGACCAGCCAGGGCGCCGTCGACCTGAACGAACTGGCCGAGCGTCAACTGGAAGCACGCCTGAAGGGCAAGCTGCTGGAAGTGTTCTCGGTGGACAAGTTCCCGAAAATGACCGACTACGTGGTGCCAGCCGGCGTACGTATCGCCGACAGCGCCCGCGTACGCCTGGGCGCCTACATCGGTGAAGGCACCACCGTGATGCACGAAGGCTTCGTCAACTTCAATGGCGGCACCGAAGGCCCGGGCATGATCGAAGGCCGCGTTTCCGCCGGCGTGTTCGTTGGCAAGGGTTCCGACCTGGGCGGCGGCTGCTCGACCATGGGCACCCTGTCCGGTGGTGGCAACATCATCATCAGCGTCGGCGAAGGCTGCCTGATCGGCGCCAACGCCGGTATCGGCATTCCGCTGGGCGACCGCAATACCGTGGAAGCCGGCCTGTACATCACTGCCGGCACCAAGGTGAACCTGCTCGACGAGGGCAACGCCCTGGTCAAGGTGGTCAAGGCCCGCGACCTGGCCGGCCAGCCGGACCTGCTGTTCCGCCGCAATTCGCTGACCGGCGCCGTGGAGTGCAAGACACACAAGTCGGCCATCGAGCTGAACGAGGCGCTGCACGCGCACAACTAA
- a CDS encoding substrate-binding periplasmic protein, which translates to MLVSLVLSLLSIALQPAQAEPQTLRIGTGDWAPYVDQSRSDGGALPRLVSAVFAEAGYRVEFIFHPWARNVLMLQQGQLHAIMPYSCTPSRLNFGICSDALVRGEIVLFHRRDQAFEWSAVEDLLKYRIGTTLGYSYGPAFDEALQAGRLNVTQNGKEDTSFRLLELGRVDLHPQDRAVGYAMLRRLFPEDGGNIVHHPRQLNTEPLRLLFRKDDPEGIRLVRLFNARLRSFAERGDLQRLQQALNSGDADDWVPSTSALAARD; encoded by the coding sequence ATGCTCGTTTCCCTGGTGCTGTCCCTGTTATCGATCGCGTTGCAGCCGGCTCAGGCCGAACCGCAGACGCTGCGTATCGGTACCGGCGACTGGGCGCCTTACGTCGACCAGTCGCGCAGCGACGGCGGCGCTCTGCCCAGACTTGTCAGCGCGGTTTTTGCCGAAGCGGGCTACCGCGTCGAGTTCATCTTTCATCCCTGGGCGCGCAATGTGCTGATGCTGCAGCAGGGCCAGTTGCACGCGATCATGCCCTATAGCTGCACGCCCAGCCGGCTCAATTTCGGTATCTGCAGCGATGCGCTGGTACGGGGGGAGATCGTGCTGTTTCATCGGCGTGATCAGGCGTTCGAATGGAGTGCGGTGGAGGATCTGCTGAAGTACCGGATCGGCACCACGCTCGGTTATTCCTATGGGCCGGCGTTCGATGAGGCGTTGCAGGCCGGACGTCTGAATGTCACGCAGAACGGCAAGGAGGACACCAGCTTTCGCCTCCTGGAACTGGGGCGCGTCGATCTGCACCCACAGGACCGGGCAGTGGGCTACGCCATGCTGCGTCGCCTGTTTCCGGAGGATGGCGGCAACATCGTCCACCACCCGCGTCAGTTGAATACCGAGCCGCTGCGCCTGCTGTTTCGCAAGGACGACCCCGAGGGCATCAGGCTGGTGCGCCTGTTCAATGCCCGCTTGCGCAGTTTCGCCGAGCGCGGCGACCTGCAGCGTCTGCAGCAGGCGCTCAATTCCGGTGATGCCGATGACTGGGTACCCAGCACTTCGGCTCTGGCGGCGCGGGACTGA
- the tcdA gene encoding tRNA cyclic N6-threonylcarbamoyladenosine(37) synthase TcdA, with protein sequence MSTDDQRFGGIARLYGQDGYQRLAAAHVAVVGIGGVGSWAAEALARSGVGEISLFDLDDVCITNTNRQVHAVEGAVGKAKVDEMAARIRAINPACVVHAVADFVTRETMAEYITEQLDGVIDCIDSVPAKAALIAWCKRRKIQIVTTGGAGGQVDPTQIQVTDLNKTFNDPLAAKVRSMLRRDYGFSRTPGRTYSVPCVFSTEQLRYPKPDGTVCQAKGFVGEGVRLDCAGGFGAVMMVTASFGMAAAAKLVDKLVAGARRPAERQSRG encoded by the coding sequence ATGAGTACAGACGATCAGCGATTCGGCGGCATAGCCCGGCTTTACGGCCAGGACGGCTACCAGCGTCTGGCCGCGGCGCATGTGGCGGTGGTCGGCATCGGCGGTGTTGGGTCCTGGGCGGCCGAGGCCCTGGCGCGTTCGGGGGTTGGCGAAATTTCCCTGTTCGACCTGGATGACGTCTGCATCACCAACACCAATCGTCAGGTGCACGCGGTCGAAGGCGCGGTAGGCAAGGCCAAGGTCGACGAGATGGCCGCGCGTATCCGCGCCATCAACCCAGCGTGCGTGGTGCATGCGGTGGCGGATTTCGTCACCCGTGAAACCATGGCCGAGTACATTACCGAGCAGCTCGACGGCGTGATCGACTGCATCGACAGCGTTCCGGCCAAGGCGGCGCTGATCGCCTGGTGCAAGCGGCGCAAGATCCAGATCGTCACCACCGGGGGCGCCGGCGGGCAGGTCGACCCTACGCAGATTCAGGTCACCGATCTGAACAAGACCTTCAATGATCCCCTGGCTGCCAAGGTGCGCTCGATGCTGCGCCGTGACTATGGCTTTTCCCGCACGCCGGGGCGCACTTACAGCGTGCCCTGCGTGTTCTCTACCGAACAGCTGCGCTATCCCAAGCCGGATGGCACGGTGTGCCAGGCCAAGGGCTTCGTCGGTGAAGGGGTGAGGCTCGACTGCGCCGGCGGTTTCGGCGCGGTGATGATGGTTACTGCCAGCTTCGGCATGGCGGCGGCGGCCAAGCTGGTGGACAAGCTGGTGGCGGGCGCCCGTCGCCCGGCAGAGCGCCAGTCCAGAGGTTGA
- a CDS encoding DUF1456 family protein produces the protein MLNNDVLRSLRYLLDVSDGTLEAFCQLADYPVEPGLIPACLLREDEPGYRSCSDVLLAHVLEGLVFHKRGRDESRPRLPVEKRLSNNLILKKLRVAFELRDDDVQAILQAADLPMTRTELGALFRAPGHKHYRECGDQILRNFLRGLTLRERGAGD, from the coding sequence ATGCTCAATAACGATGTACTGCGCAGCCTGCGTTATCTGCTGGACGTCAGCGACGGCACGCTGGAGGCGTTCTGCCAACTGGCGGATTATCCCGTCGAGCCGGGGCTGATCCCGGCCTGCCTGCTGCGTGAGGACGAGCCCGGTTACCGCTCCTGCAGCGACGTCCTGCTGGCTCATGTGCTCGAAGGTCTGGTTTTCCACAAACGTGGCAGGGACGAGAGTCGGCCGCGTTTGCCGGTGGAAAAGCGCCTGAGCAACAACCTCATCCTGAAGAAGCTGCGTGTGGCCTTCGAGCTGCGTGATGACGACGTGCAGGCGATTCTGCAGGCGGCCGATCTGCCAATGACCAGAACCGAACTGGGGGCCTTGTTCCGCGCCCCGGGCCACAAGCACTACCGTGAGTGTGGCGACCAGATTCTGCGCAATTTCCTGCGGGGTTTGACGCTGCGCGAGCGTGGCGCTGGCGACTAA
- a CDS encoding Na+/H+ antiporter, which produces MQLLHTILIMLFVVSGTRISAQFIPLPLPLLQILIGALLAMPVLGLHVRLEPELFLLLFIPPLLFVDGWRMPKGQFRKLRTPILLLAFALVFFTILGAGYFIHWLLPQVPLAACFALAAVLSPTDAVAVSAITHGRLPGTLNNLLQGEALMNDASGLVAFKFAVGATLTGVFSIGDAGFQFVLVAFGGLAIGVALSYLLGRLRGWMIAQGWEDPAPHVLLLLLLPFAAYVAAEHLGLSGILSAVAAGMMQSRLDLLPRQTTTRLLNRSVWTLLEFTFNGLIFLLLGLQLPDILEAALAGHDDPWFYGLWALGCVAAIYAVLMLLRFIWVYGYWRSSGAFRRWRGRPTRFAGQSRIALSWVLTLGGVRGAVTLAGVMSLPLVLNNGEAFPERDLLILVAAGVILLSLLMASAALPRILPLVPQDNAALREQELNQHRTKVLESAIRYLESVEDEPAVDAESAIAQVEIKAKLMSEYHDLLLRSREVDDAREQQREMDRLEYRLRLQALRVQRLELYRMRKEDELDDDVLAEILRDLDIAEARLHKG; this is translated from the coding sequence ATGCAGCTTCTTCACACTATCCTGATCATGCTGTTCGTGGTCAGCGGCACCCGTATCAGCGCCCAGTTCATTCCCCTGCCTCTGCCGCTGCTGCAGATCCTGATCGGCGCGCTGCTGGCGATGCCGGTGCTGGGACTGCATGTGCGACTGGAGCCGGAGCTGTTCCTCTTGCTGTTCATCCCGCCGCTGCTGTTCGTCGACGGCTGGCGCATGCCCAAGGGGCAGTTCCGCAAGCTGCGTACGCCGATCCTGCTGCTGGCCTTCGCCCTGGTGTTCTTCACCATCCTCGGCGCCGGCTACTTCATCCACTGGCTGCTGCCGCAGGTGCCGCTGGCTGCCTGCTTCGCGCTGGCGGCGGTGCTGTCGCCCACCGATGCCGTGGCGGTCTCGGCCATCACCCACGGCCGCCTGCCGGGCACGCTGAACAACCTGCTGCAGGGCGAGGCGCTGATGAACGATGCCTCGGGCCTGGTGGCCTTCAAGTTCGCCGTCGGGGCGACCCTGACCGGGGTGTTCTCGATTGGCGACGCCGGCTTCCAGTTCGTGCTGGTGGCGTTCGGCGGCCTGGCCATCGGGGTGGCCCTCAGCTATCTGCTGGGGCGCCTGCGCGGCTGGATGATCGCGCAGGGCTGGGAGGACCCGGCGCCGCACGTCCTGCTGCTGTTGCTGCTGCCCTTTGCCGCCTATGTCGCCGCGGAGCACCTCGGGCTGTCAGGGATTCTCTCGGCGGTGGCTGCCGGGATGATGCAGAGCCGCCTCGACCTGCTGCCCAGACAGACCACCACGCGGCTGCTCAACCGCAGTGTCTGGACCCTGCTGGAGTTCACCTTCAACGGGCTTATCTTCCTGCTGCTCGGGCTGCAGCTGCCGGACATCCTCGAAGCCGCGCTGGCCGGGCACGATGACCCCTGGTTCTACGGCCTGTGGGCCCTGGGCTGCGTGGCGGCGATCTATGCGGTGCTGATGCTGCTGCGCTTTATCTGGGTATATGGCTACTGGCGCAGCTCCGGTGCGTTCCGCCGCTGGCGTGGCCGGCCGACGCGCTTCGCCGGGCAGTCGCGCATCGCTCTGAGCTGGGTACTGACGCTTGGCGGTGTGCGCGGTGCGGTCACCCTGGCCGGCGTGATGTCCCTGCCGCTGGTACTGAACAACGGTGAGGCGTTTCCCGAGCGCGACCTGCTGATCCTGGTCGCGGCCGGGGTGATCCTGCTCTCGCTGCTGATGGCCAGTGCCGCGCTGCCGCGGATCCTGCCGCTGGTGCCGCAGGACAACGCCGCGTTGCGCGAGCAGGAGCTCAACCAGCACCGTACCAAGGTGCTGGAATCGGCCATCCGCTATCTGGAGAGCGTCGAGGACGAACCAGCCGTGGACGCCGAGAGCGCCATCGCTCAAGTGGAAATCAAGGCCAAGCTGATGAGCGAGTACCACGACCTGCTGCTGCGCAGCCGTGAGGTCGACGATGCTCGCGAGCAACAGCGGGAGATGGATCGTCTGGAATACCGGCTGCGTCTGCAGGCCCTGCGCGTGCAGCGCCTGGAGCTGTACCGGATGCGCAAGGAGGACGAGCTGGACGACGACGTGCTGGCAGAGATCCTGCGCGACCTCGACATCGCCGAGGCCCGCCTGCACAAGGGCTGA
- a CDS encoding SufE family protein: protein MTAELPASAQEALDAFASCPGWEQRARLLMQWGERLEPLNDAERVDEYRVHGCESLVWLVAERRDGRLHFRASSDARLLRGLLAVLLARVEGLSDEQLAALDLADWFSQLGLQRQLSPSRSNGLNAVLMRMRELAR, encoded by the coding sequence ATGACGGCCGAGCTGCCAGCGTCCGCACAGGAAGCCTTGGACGCCTTCGCCTCCTGCCCTGGCTGGGAACAGCGCGCCCGCCTGCTCATGCAGTGGGGCGAACGCCTGGAACCGCTGAACGATGCAGAGCGAGTCGACGAGTACCGCGTACATGGCTGCGAAAGCCTGGTCTGGCTCGTCGCCGAGCGCCGCGACGGGCGCCTGCACTTTCGCGCCAGCAGCGATGCCCGCCTGTTGCGAGGTCTGCTCGCCGTGCTGCTGGCCCGGGTGGAAGGCCTCAGCGATGAACAGCTGGCCGCGCTCGACCTGGCCGACTGGTTCAGCCAGCTCGGCCTGCAACGTCAGCTCTCCCCCTCTCGCAGCAACGGCCTCAACGCCGTCCTGATGCGAATGCGCGAGTTGGCCCGTTAG
- a CDS encoding putative RNA methyltransferase, which produces MSLICPICQTPLEPSASGLACANRHSFDRARQGYYNLLPVQHKNSRDPGDNAAMVEARRRFLEGGHYAPLAARLAALAAQYRPARWLDIGCGEGYYTEQIASALPHADGYALDISREAVKRACKRASQLSWLVASMARVPLADASCELLASVFSPLDWSEAKRLLVPGGGLLRMGPTRVHLMELRQKLYDEVRDYDDEKHLALIPAGMQLAHSETLQFPLHLADAQARADLLAMTPHGWRASAERREAVIAEPFEVTVAIRYDWIVKTQD; this is translated from the coding sequence ATGAGCCTGATCTGCCCTATCTGCCAGACGCCGCTTGAGCCCAGCGCCAGCGGCCTGGCCTGCGCAAACCGGCACAGCTTCGACCGCGCACGGCAGGGTTACTACAACCTGCTGCCGGTGCAGCACAAGAACAGCCGCGACCCGGGCGACAACGCCGCCATGGTCGAGGCACGCCGACGTTTTCTCGAAGGTGGTCATTACGCGCCGCTGGCCGCACGCCTGGCCGCACTGGCAGCTCAGTACAGACCTGCGCGCTGGCTGGATATCGGTTGTGGCGAGGGTTACTACACCGAGCAGATCGCCAGCGCCCTGCCCCACGCCGATGGTTACGCCCTGGATATTTCCCGCGAGGCGGTCAAGCGTGCCTGCAAACGTGCGTCGCAGCTGAGCTGGCTGGTGGCAAGCATGGCCCGCGTGCCTCTGGCCGATGCCAGTTGCGAGCTGCTGGCCAGCGTATTCAGCCCTCTCGACTGGAGCGAGGCCAAACGCCTGCTCGTCCCCGGCGGTGGTCTGCTTCGCATGGGGCCGACCCGCGTGCATCTGATGGAACTGCGCCAGAAGCTGTACGACGAAGTGCGCGACTACGACGACGAAAAACACCTGGCGCTGATCCCGGCGGGCATGCAGCTGGCCCACAGCGAGACGCTGCAGTTTCCGTTGCACCTGGCCGATGCCCAGGCCCGTGCCGATCTGCTGGCCATGACGCCGCACGGCTGGCGCGCCAGTGCCGAACGCCGTGAAGCGGTAATTGCCGAGCCCTTCGAAGTTACCGTCGCCATCCGCTACGATTGGATCGTCAAAACTCAGGACTGA
- a CDS encoding cold-shock protein, whose product MADRETGTVKWFNDSKGYGFIQRESGPDVFVHYRAIRGEGHRTLVEGQKVEFGVTQGQKGLQAEDVSAL is encoded by the coding sequence ATGGCAGATCGTGAGACCGGAACCGTCAAGTGGTTCAATGATTCCAAGGGTTACGGGTTCATTCAGCGCGAAAGCGGCCCGGATGTTTTCGTTCACTACCGCGCCATCCGCGGCGAAGGCCACCGCACCCTGGTCGAAGGCCAGAAGGTCGAGTTCGGCGTGACCCAGGGCCAGAAAGGCCTGCAGGCGGAAGACGTCTCCGCACTCTGA
- the dapE gene encoding succinyl-diaminopimelate desuccinylase, producing MTATLTPTLELAFDLIRRPSVTPVDEGCQELMMRRLAACGFEVEPMRIEEVENFWARRGGDGPVLCFAGHTDVVPTGPLDAWQYQPFDVCIDEDGMLCGRGAADMKGSLASMIIAVERFVADYPNHKGAISFLITSDEEGPAQHGTKAVVERLRERNERLDWCIVGEPSSTTLLGDVVKNGRRGSLGCTLTVYGKQGHVAYPHLAKNPIHLAAPALAELAAEHWDHGNDYFPPTSFQVSNLNSGTGATNVIPGELKAVFNFRFSTESTVEGLQQRVAAILDKHGLDYHLDWALSGLPFLTQPGDLLDAVAASIRSVTGRETTPSTSGGTSDGRFIATLGTQVVELGPVNATIHQINERVLASDLDLLTEVYYQTMVKLLA from the coding sequence ATGACCGCCACCCTCACCCCGACCCTGGAGCTCGCCTTCGACCTGATTCGCCGCCCGTCCGTGACGCCGGTCGATGAGGGCTGCCAGGAGCTGATGATGCGCCGTCTGGCCGCCTGCGGCTTCGAAGTCGAGCCCATGCGCATCGAAGAGGTGGAAAACTTCTGGGCCAGACGTGGTGGCGACGGCCCGGTGCTGTGCTTCGCCGGCCATACCGACGTGGTACCCACCGGCCCGCTGGATGCCTGGCAGTACCAGCCGTTCGATGTGTGCATCGATGAAGACGGCATGCTCTGCGGCCGTGGCGCAGCGGACATGAAGGGCAGTCTGGCGAGCATGATCATCGCGGTGGAGCGCTTCGTCGCCGACTACCCGAACCACAAGGGTGCCATCAGCTTTCTCATCACCAGCGACGAGGAAGGCCCGGCGCAGCACGGCACCAAGGCGGTGGTCGAGCGCCTGCGCGAGCGCAACGAGCGTCTGGACTGGTGCATCGTCGGCGAACCTTCCAGCACCACCCTGCTCGGCGATGTGGTGAAGAACGGCCGCCGCGGCTCGCTCGGCTGCACCCTTACCGTCTACGGCAAGCAGGGCCACGTGGCCTACCCGCACCTGGCGAAGAACCCCATCCACCTGGCCGCCCCGGCGCTGGCCGAGCTGGCTGCCGAGCACTGGGACCACGGCAACGACTATTTCCCGCCGACCAGCTTCCAGGTGTCCAACCTCAATTCCGGCACCGGCGCCACCAACGTCATTCCCGGCGAACTGAAAGCGGTGTTCAACTTCCGCTTCTCCACCGAATCGACCGTCGAGGGTCTGCAGCAGCGCGTTGCCGCCATCCTCGACAAGCACGGCCTGGACTACCACCTGGACTGGGCGCTGTCCGGCCTGCCCTTCCTCACTCAGCCAGGCGATCTGCTGGATGCCGTGGCGGCCAGCATCAGGAGCGTCACCGGCCGCGAAACCACGCCCTCGACCTCCGGCGGCACCTCCGACGGCCGCTTCATCGCCACCCTGGGCACCCAGGTGGTCGAACTCGGCCCGGTCAATGCCACCATCCATCAGATCAACGAACGGGTGCTGGCCAGCGATCTGGACCTGCTTACCGAGGTTTACTACCAGACGATGGTGAAATTGCTGGCATGA
- the dapC gene encoding succinyldiaminopimelate transaminase — protein sequence MNPALDQLQPYPFEKLRALLGSVQPPADKRAIALSIGEPKHRSPEFVGQALTANLDKLAVYPTTLGLPELRQSIAGWCERRFGVPAGWLDAARHVLPVNGTREALFAFTQTVVNRDARGLVISPNPFYQIYEGAAFLAGAEPHYLPCLEAHGFNPDFDAVPAQVWQRCQILFLCSPGNPTGALIPVETLKKLIALADEHDFVIAADECYSELYFDEDAPPPGLLTACAELGRSDFKRCVVFHSLSKRSNLPGLRSGFVAGDAEILKAFLLYRTYHGCAMPVQTQLASVAAWNDEAHVRANRDLYREKFDAVLDILAPVMDVQRPDGGFYLWARTPGDDTLFTRELFASEHVTVVPGSYLSREVNGVNPGAGRVRMALVAPQAECIEAAERIARFLRKA from the coding sequence ATGAACCCAGCTCTCGACCAGCTCCAGCCCTACCCCTTCGAGAAACTGCGCGCCCTGCTCGGCAGCGTGCAACCGCCGGCCGACAAGCGTGCCATCGCCCTGTCCATCGGCGAACCGAAGCACCGCTCTCCGGAGTTCGTCGGCCAGGCGCTGACCGCCAATCTCGACAAGCTGGCCGTCTACCCCACTACCCTGGGTCTGCCCGAATTGCGCCAGAGCATTGCCGGCTGGTGCGAACGCCGCTTCGGCGTCCCTGCGGGCTGGCTGGACGCCGCGCGCCATGTGCTGCCGGTCAACGGCACACGCGAAGCGCTGTTCGCCTTTACCCAGACAGTGGTCAACCGCGACGCCAGGGGCCTGGTGATCAGCCCCAACCCCTTCTACCAGATCTACGAAGGCGCAGCCTTTCTTGCCGGCGCCGAGCCGCACTACCTGCCCTGCCTGGAAGCCCATGGCTTCAACCCGGACTTCGACGCCGTGCCGGCGCAGGTCTGGCAACGCTGCCAGATCCTGTTCCTCTGCTCGCCGGGCAACCCCACCGGCGCGCTGATCCCGGTCGAGACGCTGAAGAAACTGATCGCTCTGGCCGATGAGCATGACTTCGTCATCGCCGCCGACGAGTGCTACAGCGAACTGTACTTCGACGAGGATGCCCCACCACCCGGCCTGCTGACCGCCTGCGCCGAACTGGGCCGCAGCGATTTCAAACGCTGCGTGGTGTTCCACAGTCTGTCCAAACGCTCCAACCTGCCGGGCCTGCGCTCGGGCTTCGTGGCCGGCGATGCCGAGATTCTCAAGGCCTTCCTGCTGTACCGCACCTACCACGGCTGCGCCATGCCGGTACAAACCCAGCTGGCCAGCGTGGCGGCCTGGAATGACGAAGCGCACGTGCGTGCCAACCGCGATCTGTACCGCGAGAAGTTCGACGCGGTGCTGGACATCCTCGCCCCGGTGATGGACGTGCAGAGGCCGGACGGCGGCTTCTACCTGTGGGCACGTACACCGGGTGACGACACCCTGTTCACCCGCGAGCTGTTCGCCAGCGAGCATGTGACGGTGGTGCCGGGCTCGTACCTCTCGCGCGAGGTCAACGGTGTCAACCCGGGCGCAGGCCGCGTGCGCATGGCGCTGGTCGCGCCTCAGGCCGAGTGCATCGAGGCCGCTGAACGCATCGCCCGCTTCCTCCGCAAGGCCTGA